The following are encoded in a window of Paenibacillaceae bacterium GAS479 genomic DNA:
- a CDS encoding ornithine cyclodeaminase has translation MIYLHDEHIRELGVDWIKLIDLTEDAIRTRDQGESASPLKSYLRFPGTPNRIIATPAYLGGGTELAGIKWIAGFPDNIGLGLPRAHNMIVLNDSSTGQPLAVLRCNLLNGLRAAAVSGLMLRAYAASRSDEEIRLGIIGWGPIGRLHLDMAAALLGNRLSRVMLYDLQGVDIATVPEPLRDKTEILSNWRELYRQSNVIATSTVAKSRYIDEKPPGGSLLLNVSLRDYEPESMADVKAVFVDDWREVCRENTDVEQLHLQQGLTQSGTRTLADLVCRDALAEFPGETIFFNPMGLGIFDIAIAGYYYRKARQLKHGIRLE, from the coding sequence ATGATCTACTTGCATGATGAACACATTCGGGAGCTAGGTGTAGACTGGATCAAGCTAATTGATCTCACAGAAGACGCGATTCGGACGAGAGACCAGGGCGAGAGCGCCAGTCCGCTCAAATCGTATTTGCGTTTCCCGGGAACGCCTAACCGAATCATTGCTACACCGGCTTATTTGGGCGGAGGGACGGAGCTTGCTGGCATCAAGTGGATCGCCGGTTTCCCAGACAATATCGGTCTTGGACTGCCTCGTGCACACAATATGATTGTGCTGAATGACTCCTCCACGGGCCAGCCGCTTGCCGTCCTGAGATGCAATTTATTGAATGGCTTGCGCGCAGCTGCGGTGAGCGGTCTGATGCTCCGCGCTTACGCGGCTTCACGGTCGGATGAAGAGATTCGGCTTGGCATTATCGGTTGGGGGCCGATTGGTCGCCTTCATTTAGATATGGCTGCCGCCTTGCTTGGCAATCGGCTTTCGCGCGTCATGTTGTATGATCTTCAAGGAGTAGACATTGCGACTGTACCTGAACCGTTGCGCGACAAGACGGAGATTCTCTCCAATTGGCGGGAGTTGTATCGGCAGTCCAATGTAATCGCAACTTCTACCGTGGCCAAGAGTCGCTACATCGACGAGAAACCTCCGGGTGGCAGTCTACTTTTAAACGTATCGCTGCGAGATTACGAGCCGGAGAGCATGGCGGATGTGAAGGCTGTTTTCGTAGACGACTGGCGGGAAGTTTGCCGCGAAAATACCGATGTTGAGCAGCTGCATTTGCAGCAAGGACTGACTCAGTCCGGGACGCGCACGCTGGCGGATTTAGTATGCCGAGATGCGTTAGCGGAGTTTCCAGGCGAGACGATTTTTTTCAATCCGATGGGGCTAGGCATCTTCGATATTGCTATTGCAGGTTATTATTATCGAAAAGCACGGCAGTTGAAACATGGAATCAGATTGGAGTAA
- a CDS encoding pullulanase, extracellular, whose product MDMSLSAKGKRTWSIIVIFSLLVSIFTVAPAQANTGTASAPADESVVTQVYAAASPIPENHLRVHYNRTDGNYKEWGLWTFDDVAVPSTNWSSGATPFPEGQTDSYGVYVDIPLKEGAQNIGLIALKPANGEKDGGDKKFALASPKMNEVWLKQGSDAVQNFQPVELPADTVRIHYQRDDQNYAPYGLWLWDDVKTPSSSWPADIVKFTADQTDGYGAYMDIKLASAGKKIGFLVTDPDRGDAGKDGGDKRFVSLEQYKHLFIKQGDNTVYVSPFGELPAVDAPPALLSAQVLPEGRLHLNFSKTAGLEGDKLKSELEIKDKSGAAVTISNVEITGPTAVKVTAAFTSEQAPLKLTYGGKTVNAAVGWMMMDELYAYEGDDLGATYAGGGAVLKLWTPTASSVAVNVYDGADATKHLGQINLSKGDRGVWSVELKPGDLGINDFKNYFYQYEVTNNGVTKRVLDPYAKSMAQFRVNTKGEAAADGDTVGKAAIVDLTGTDPADFGYADIKGYEKREDAVIWEIHVRDFTSDPSIKDDLNNAGWGSYDAFKEKVDYIKSLGVTHVQLLPVMAWYYGDESAMKNLEQEYSNTENEYNWGYDPHSYFSPDGAYSENPRDPELRIKELKAMIDAIHDAGMGVILDVVYTHMSKVDFLNDIVPNYFAFQDANGAFLGGFGNNLATNRKMAEKLMVDSVEYWFKEYKIDGMRFDMMGDATYGAVQNAYDAAVAINPDALFIGEGWATFAGDKSDPALTGMGATQDWMDKTNSVGVFSDEFRNELKSGYGNEGEPRFITGGGRDIKTIFNNIKAQPSNIREDDPGDVVQYTEAHDNLTLFDIIAQATKKDPAVEANNEEIHKRLRLGNMMTLTSQGTAFLHAGQEYGRTKQWMAEGAPEKKDDYHELKNEANEPFGYFIHNSYDSSDAINKFDWQRATNAEEFPENVLTRDYTKGIIELRQSSDAFRLGDQELVNKNVTLLDIPEVNAKDLVIAYKSTATDGTGAYYVFINADSRARSLTLSEDLTGGLVVADNDEAAAAGVSAPSGFTLAAGSLSIEPLTAVIIKADSKDEPVTEKRYVQLNYIRPDKDYTDWNMWVWNTGVKNDQINFEKVENGVASVLIEVAPKATSVGFVLRKGTDWSTAKQDIPDDRTIQLQPGETFTKVNVTSMVRELDIKPSITGPVLENGTITFYYRDDQLFREGKLDLISDVLLQINGKGEKMTYVPEQELFRYTMTGVAPGTYQYSFAVTQGGVTKEVTDPKNTVNGKSTVSFSIPEVTIETSVSPAAVAAGENAVLKLNVKSSERIAYREAYLDLTALGGPAKVKLDTELFEQTVAVKDTVTAGTKSIPVTLVDEFGNKHLGEAKVEVKTRSTAGGKLDFDFDESRMYFVLTDRFMDGDASNNENVDKSHLEAYQGGDFQGLIDKLDYIEDLGVNTLWITPIVDNIDFNKGTDYDGKQYGYHGYWAKDFTKLDEHLGDIEKFKELIDKAHDRGIKIMVDVVLNHTGYGLKPGDNNPGVTEEDKARFAGMLRTDGLSADTDAIKGELASLPDFMTENPQVRERIIDWQTGWLERAKTSRGDTIDYFRVDTVKHVEETTWKKFKNELTGLDPNFKLLGEYYGATADSDSGTLQSGQMDSLLDFSFNDRAKQFVDGDVEAVDVYLSERATKLDNTRMMGQFLSSHDEDGFLSNFVEGDKAKLMAAAALQITAKGQPVIYYGEELGRSGKNAGDMKKGEFSENRSPMPWDKLDEEQKLLSHYQKLMGIRAEHSKVYSKGQRISIEASNEKGYMAFINKFEKEQLVTAIGVKTAPQEVTLAVPFAAGSSVKDLYSGKTFTVSSSGKVTFILPAMADGATVVLAEVKTDGGNNGGEPGEPVEPGEPGGNNGGEPGGNNGGNTGGNTGGNTDGNTDGNTGTGPAVTKTITEDMLRDGQDKALVTLGAADTEVRLPLNASETLGSKPLELTREGVTVQLPSALLKALQQLVPTGETSLASISFKLMEVAPQAAATLLSETGTKQNAKLKLGSKMMEFKLTALSASGKEYKLDRFATPVELTFQADSTLNGKLAGIYFISEQALQYVGGKLADGRMSAKVSHFSKYAVLEMDKSFTDLRGHWAESAIKGLAAKQVVNGTSASLFTPAQPVTRAEFTAMLVRALKLEAPDTASSFKDVPETSWYASAVSAASHHGIVKGKGKETFLPNATITREEMALMLVRAYGAQKGTPDSAAAPILKDMKVVSAWAAKEVQEALSLGLMRGHESGKFAPEASANRAESAQAVFNLMGKLGL is encoded by the coding sequence TTGGACATGAGTTTATCAGCAAAGGGCAAGCGAACATGGTCAATCATTGTGATTTTTTCTCTCCTCGTTTCGATATTTACGGTTGCTCCGGCACAGGCAAACACGGGGACAGCATCGGCTCCAGCCGATGAGAGCGTTGTAACACAGGTATACGCAGCAGCTTCACCAATTCCGGAAAACCATCTGCGTGTACACTACAATCGCACCGACGGCAATTATAAAGAGTGGGGGCTTTGGACTTTTGACGATGTAGCTGTACCTTCTACAAACTGGTCGTCAGGAGCAACGCCGTTCCCGGAAGGACAGACGGACAGCTATGGGGTATACGTGGACATTCCTCTAAAGGAGGGGGCCCAAAATATCGGCCTCATTGCCCTGAAGCCTGCAAATGGTGAAAAGGATGGCGGCGACAAGAAGTTTGCCCTCGCATCGCCAAAAATGAATGAGGTATGGCTCAAGCAAGGTTCTGACGCAGTTCAAAACTTCCAACCTGTCGAGCTTCCAGCCGATACGGTGCGGATTCATTACCAGCGGGATGATCAAAATTATGCTCCGTATGGGTTATGGCTTTGGGATGATGTGAAAACGCCTTCAAGTTCATGGCCTGCCGACATAGTTAAGTTCACAGCTGATCAAACCGATGGTTACGGCGCTTATATGGACATCAAGCTAGCTTCAGCAGGGAAGAAAATCGGCTTTTTAGTTACGGATCCTGACAGGGGCGATGCCGGCAAGGATGGGGGCGATAAGCGCTTTGTCTCGTTGGAACAGTACAAACATCTCTTTATCAAACAGGGGGATAACACCGTTTATGTTTCTCCTTTTGGAGAACTCCCAGCGGTTGATGCTCCTCCGGCACTGCTTTCCGCTCAGGTGCTTCCAGAAGGCAGGCTGCATCTTAATTTCAGCAAAACGGCTGGCCTGGAAGGGGACAAGCTGAAAAGCGAGCTTGAAATTAAGGATAAATCCGGCGCGGCCGTTACTATTAGCAATGTGGAGATTACCGGGCCGACAGCAGTAAAAGTAACGGCAGCATTCACCTCGGAGCAGGCTCCGCTTAAGCTGACCTATGGGGGAAAAACGGTCAACGCCGCTGTAGGCTGGATGATGATGGACGAGTTGTACGCCTACGAGGGCGACGATCTTGGTGCCACTTATGCCGGAGGCGGAGCTGTGCTCAAGCTGTGGACGCCAACAGCATCTTCCGTTGCGGTGAACGTATACGACGGAGCGGACGCTACAAAGCATCTCGGTCAGATCAACTTGAGCAAAGGTGATCGCGGCGTTTGGTCGGTTGAGCTGAAGCCGGGCGACCTTGGCATAAACGATTTCAAGAACTATTTTTATCAATATGAAGTGACGAATAATGGCGTGACAAAGCGAGTGCTTGACCCGTATGCCAAGTCGATGGCCCAATTCAGAGTGAACACGAAGGGCGAAGCTGCTGCGGATGGAGATACGGTGGGCAAGGCAGCTATCGTTGATCTAACCGGCACCGATCCGGCCGACTTCGGATATGCGGATATTAAAGGTTATGAAAAAAGAGAAGATGCAGTCATCTGGGAAATCCATGTGCGCGACTTCACCTCTGATCCGTCGATCAAGGACGATCTGAACAACGCCGGATGGGGTTCATACGATGCCTTCAAAGAGAAGGTCGACTACATCAAGTCGCTTGGTGTGACGCATGTGCAGCTGTTGCCGGTTATGGCCTGGTATTACGGGGACGAATCGGCAATGAAAAATCTTGAACAGGAGTACTCGAATACCGAGAATGAGTACAACTGGGGTTATGATCCTCATAGCTACTTCTCGCCAGATGGCGCCTACTCCGAAAATCCTAGGGATCCCGAGCTGCGGATCAAGGAACTGAAGGCGATGATCGACGCAATTCATGATGCGGGTATGGGTGTCATTCTCGACGTTGTATACACGCATATGTCTAAAGTTGATTTCCTTAACGATATTGTGCCGAACTATTTTGCCTTCCAGGATGCAAACGGTGCTTTCCTTGGCGGCTTCGGCAACAATCTGGCGACTAACCGCAAGATGGCTGAAAAGCTAATGGTCGATTCGGTGGAATACTGGTTCAAGGAATACAAAATCGATGGTATGCGCTTTGATATGATGGGCGATGCCACCTATGGCGCGGTACAAAACGCCTATGATGCTGCTGTGGCGATCAATCCGGATGCTCTGTTTATCGGCGAGGGCTGGGCTACATTTGCTGGTGATAAATCCGATCCTGCCTTAACAGGAATGGGAGCTACCCAGGATTGGATGGACAAGACGAATAGCGTTGGCGTTTTCTCTGACGAATTCCGCAACGAGCTGAAGTCGGGGTACGGCAATGAGGGCGAACCGAGATTCATAACGGGCGGGGGTCGCGATATTAAGACTATTTTCAATAACATCAAAGCGCAACCAAGCAACATCAGAGAAGATGATCCCGGCGATGTGGTGCAGTACACCGAGGCTCATGACAACTTGACGCTGTTTGATATCATTGCACAGGCTACCAAGAAGGATCCCGCCGTTGAGGCCAACAACGAGGAGATTCACAAGCGGCTTCGCCTCGGCAACATGATGACGCTTACGTCTCAAGGCACTGCTTTCCTGCATGCAGGGCAAGAATACGGACGTACGAAGCAGTGGATGGCAGAAGGTGCTCCGGAGAAGAAAGATGACTATCATGAGCTCAAAAATGAAGCCAACGAACCATTCGGTTATTTCATTCATAACTCTTATGACTCCTCGGATGCCATCAACAAATTCGACTGGCAGCGGGCGACCAATGCTGAGGAATTCCCGGAAAACGTCTTGACCCGGGATTATACGAAAGGCATTATCGAGCTTCGCCAGTCGAGCGATGCATTCCGTTTGGGAGATCAGGAGCTTGTGAACAAGAACGTAACGCTGCTGGACATTCCAGAAGTGAACGCGAAAGACCTGGTCATCGCTTATAAAAGCACGGCAACGGACGGAACCGGCGCTTATTATGTGTTCATCAATGCCGATTCCAGGGCAAGATCGCTGACGCTGTCCGAGGATCTGACGGGCGGACTAGTTGTAGCGGACAATGACGAGGCGGCAGCGGCTGGCGTCTCAGCACCGAGCGGGTTTACGCTGGCGGCGGGATCGCTGTCGATCGAGCCGTTGACGGCTGTTATTATCAAAGCGGATTCAAAGGATGAGCCTGTTACAGAAAAGCGTTATGTACAGCTCAATTACATCCGTCCGGACAAGGATTATACGGATTGGAATATGTGGGTATGGAATACAGGCGTGAAAAACGATCAGATCAACTTTGAAAAGGTGGAAAACGGGGTTGCTTCCGTGCTTATCGAAGTTGCTCCGAAAGCGACTAGCGTTGGCTTCGTTCTGCGCAAAGGAACGGATTGGAGCACCGCTAAGCAGGACATTCCGGATGATCGGACGATCCAGCTGCAGCCGGGCGAAACATTTACGAAGGTTAATGTGACAAGCATGGTGCGCGAGCTGGATATTAAGCCAAGCATTACAGGACCTGTGCTGGAGAATGGAACGATTACCTTCTATTATCGGGATGATCAACTGTTCCGCGAAGGCAAGCTGGACCTGATTTCGGATGTACTTCTCCAAATTAACGGCAAGGGGGAGAAGATGACTTATGTGCCGGAACAGGAGCTGTTCCGCTATACAATGACTGGAGTTGCTCCAGGTACGTACCAATATTCTTTTGCTGTGACTCAAGGCGGAGTCACCAAAGAGGTTACCGACCCGAAAAATACGGTGAACGGCAAGTCAACGGTATCCTTTAGTATCCCTGAAGTGACAATCGAAACATCCGTGAGCCCGGCAGCCGTTGCGGCTGGCGAGAATGCGGTGCTGAAGCTGAACGTTAAATCTTCGGAGAGGATCGCCTATAGGGAAGCCTATCTGGATTTAACGGCGCTTGGCGGACCGGCCAAAGTGAAGCTAGACACCGAACTGTTCGAACAAACGGTTGCGGTCAAGGACACGGTAACGGCTGGAACCAAGTCGATTCCGGTGACGTTAGTCGACGAATTCGGCAACAAACATTTAGGTGAAGCCAAGGTCGAGGTGAAAACGAGAAGCACCGCCGGCGGCAAGCTGGACTTCGATTTTGACGAATCGCGTATGTACTTTGTGCTGACGGATCGCTTCATGGATGGTGATGCTTCCAACAATGAAAATGTGGATAAATCGCATCTGGAGGCGTACCAAGGCGGCGATTTCCAAGGGTTGATCGACAAGCTCGATTACATCGAGGATTTGGGCGTGAATACGCTCTGGATTACCCCGATTGTTGATAATATCGACTTCAACAAAGGCACTGATTATGACGGCAAGCAGTACGGCTACCATGGTTATTGGGCCAAAGACTTCACAAAGCTCGATGAGCATCTGGGCGATATCGAAAAGTTCAAGGAGCTTATCGACAAGGCGCATGATCGCGGCATCAAGATCATGGTCGACGTTGTGCTCAATCATACGGGTTACGGCCTGAAGCCAGGGGACAACAATCCGGGTGTTACAGAAGAGGATAAAGCGCGCTTCGCGGGTATGCTGCGTACGGATGGACTTTCCGCGGATACGGATGCCATCAAGGGCGAGCTGGCGAGCCTTCCGGACTTTATGACCGAGAATCCGCAGGTTCGTGAGAGGATCATCGACTGGCAGACCGGCTGGTTGGAACGGGCTAAGACGAGTCGCGGTGATACGATCGACTACTTCCGTGTAGACACGGTCAAACATGTTGAAGAAACAACGTGGAAAAAATTCAAAAACGAGCTGACTGGACTGGATCCAAACTTCAAGCTGCTCGGCGAATATTATGGCGCTACAGCAGACAGTGATTCCGGTACGCTGCAGAGCGGTCAAATGGACAGTTTGCTCGATTTCAGCTTCAACGACCGGGCAAAACAGTTCGTAGACGGCGATGTGGAGGCGGTAGATGTTTACCTCTCCGAACGTGCAACGAAGCTAGACAACACGCGGATGATGGGTCAATTCCTCAGCAGTCATGACGAGGACGGTTTCCTGTCCAACTTTGTTGAAGGCGACAAGGCGAAGCTGATGGCTGCAGCGGCGCTGCAAATTACAGCTAAAGGCCAGCCGGTCATCTACTATGGTGAGGAGCTTGGCCGCTCCGGCAAAAATGCTGGAGATATGAAAAAAGGCGAGTTCAGCGAAAATCGCAGCCCAATGCCTTGGGATAAGCTGGACGAGGAGCAGAAGCTGCTCTCCCATTACCAGAAGCTGATGGGAATTCGCGCTGAGCATTCCAAGGTTTATTCCAAGGGCCAGCGCATCTCCATTGAGGCGTCGAATGAGAAAGGTTATATGGCTTTCATCAACAAGTTTGAGAAGGAGCAGCTTGTCACAGCGATTGGCGTCAAGACGGCCCCGCAAGAAGTCACACTGGCCGTTCCGTTCGCAGCAGGCAGTAGCGTTAAGGATCTGTACAGCGGTAAAACATTTACCGTATCGAGCAGCGGAAAAGTGACCTTCATCCTGCCAGCAATGGCCGATGGTGCTACCGTTGTTCTAGCCGAAGTTAAGACTGACGGGGGCAACAACGGCGGTGAGCCTGGTGAACCTGTAGAGCCTGGCGAGCCTGGAGGCAACAATGGCGGCGAACCTGGAGGTAACAACGGTGGAAACACCGGCGGCAACACCGGTGGTAATACTGATGGAAACACCGATGGCAACACAGGTACAGGGCCAGCTGTTACTAAAACAATTACCGAGGACATGCTGCGTGACGGTCAAGACAAAGCGCTGGTCACGCTTGGCGCTGCAGATACCGAAGTGCGCTTACCACTGAATGCTTCCGAAACCCTGGGCAGCAAGCCACTTGAGCTGACTCGGGAAGGTGTGACGGTGCAATTGCCATCTGCTTTGCTTAAAGCTCTGCAGCAGCTAGTGCCAACAGGAGAAACTAGCTTAGCGTCGATTTCCTTCAAGCTAATGGAAGTTGCTCCACAGGCTGCAGCAACGCTTCTGTCCGAGACGGGAACTAAGCAGAACGCAAAGCTGAAGCTGGGCAGCAAAATGATGGAGTTCAAGTTGACGGCGCTGTCTGCAAGCGGCAAAGAATATAAGCTGGACCGTTTTGCAACACCGGTCGAGCTGACCTTCCAAGCTGACAGCACGCTGAACGGCAAGCTCGCTGGAATCTATTTCATATCGGAGCAGGCGCTTCAATATGTCGGCGGCAAGCTGGCGGACGGTCGAATGTCCGCCAAAGTGAGCCATTTCAGCAAGTATGCCGTGTTAGAGATGGACAAATCGTTCACTGATCTGAGGGGCCATTGGGCCGAGTCTGCAATCAAGGGGCTCGCGGCGAAGCAGGTCGTTAATGGTACGAGCGCATCGTTGTTCACCCCGGCACAACCAGTGACCCGGGCGGAATTCACTGCAATGCTCGTGCGTGCATTGAAACTTGAAGCTCCAGATACTGCGAGCAGCTTCAAGGATGTGCCGGAAACTTCCTGGTACGCCTCTGCCGTATCGGCAGCTTCCCATCACGGAATCGTGAAGGGTAAAGGCAAGGAAACCTTCCTGCCGAATGCTACGATCACCCGCGAAGAGATGGCGCTTATGCTCGTTCGTGCCTACGGAGCGCAGAAGGGAACCCCTGATTCTGCCGCTGCTCCGATACTGAAGGACATGAAAGTAGTGTCTGCTTGGGCTGCTAAAGAAGTACAGGAGGCTCTGTCCCTCGGCCTGATGAGGGGGCATGAGAGCGGCAAGTTTGCTCCTGAAGCATCCGCGAACCGTGCAGAGAGCGCACAAGCCGTATTCAATCTGATGGGCAAGCTCGGACTGTAA
- a CDS encoding gluconate:H+ symporter, GntP family, producing MDGLTISWIGALAGLALAIILILRKLNPVYALFLGAIVGALIGGANLDETIKVLISGTQSVMGTVLRVLAAGVLAGVMMESGAAETIAKAIVKKFGGGKAILALALATMIITAVGVFIPVAVLIVAPIALSVGNKMGISKIALLLALSGGGKAGNIISPNPNTIAAANGFNLELSQVMMAGFIPAVFGLAVTVLVATLLKKKGIMVTDEEAMNQETEDASKYPPLKTAIVAPLVAVVLLMLNPIGAILGIGFLESFKVDAMFILPIAGIIGMLAMGKASKILDYSASGLNKMTATVLILLGAGGIAGLISNSDLSTQVVSIIDSAGISGTFLAPIAGILMAAATASTSTGVILATGSFGEAILDMGTAPLAAAAMVHTGATVIDSLPQGNYFHVSAGSMYMTIKQRMGLVPYEAIVGGTMTVVSTLLYGFLL from the coding sequence ATGGACGGATTAACGATCAGTTGGATCGGGGCGCTTGCTGGACTTGCCCTTGCGATCATCCTTATTTTGAGAAAGCTGAATCCGGTGTATGCGTTATTTCTAGGAGCAATTGTCGGGGCATTAATCGGCGGGGCCAACCTGGATGAAACGATTAAAGTATTAATCAGCGGCACTCAAAGTGTCATGGGTACTGTATTGCGCGTGCTCGCAGCCGGGGTATTGGCGGGAGTGATGATGGAATCAGGGGCGGCCGAAACGATAGCAAAAGCCATCGTCAAGAAATTCGGCGGAGGCAAAGCCATTCTGGCGCTTGCGCTCGCAACTATGATCATTACAGCAGTCGGAGTATTTATTCCTGTAGCCGTTCTCATTGTGGCCCCGATTGCCCTGTCTGTCGGCAATAAAATGGGTATATCCAAGATCGCACTTTTGCTTGCGCTTTCAGGCGGAGGCAAAGCCGGTAATATTATTTCTCCGAATCCCAATACAATTGCAGCAGCAAACGGATTCAATCTTGAACTGAGCCAGGTGATGATGGCGGGCTTTATTCCGGCGGTGTTCGGACTTGCTGTAACCGTTCTCGTAGCTACTTTGCTCAAAAAGAAAGGCATCATGGTAACCGACGAAGAAGCGATGAATCAGGAGACGGAAGATGCATCCAAGTATCCTCCGCTTAAAACAGCGATTGTTGCACCACTTGTTGCAGTTGTACTGCTTATGCTCAACCCGATTGGAGCTATCCTCGGCATAGGCTTCTTGGAAAGCTTCAAAGTAGACGCTATGTTCATTCTGCCAATCGCAGGTATCATCGGGATGTTAGCAATGGGCAAAGCCAGCAAAATCCTGGATTACTCCGCATCTGGTCTCAATAAAATGACTGCGACCGTGCTCATCCTGCTTGGCGCAGGGGGAATTGCAGGCCTGATCTCTAATTCGGATCTGTCTACACAAGTTGTAAGTATCATTGATTCGGCCGGCATTTCCGGCACCTTCCTTGCCCCAATCGCGGGCATTCTGATGGCCGCCGCAACAGCGTCGACTTCCACGGGAGTTATTCTTGCGACGGGATCGTTTGGCGAAGCCATTTTGGACATGGGCACAGCACCGCTCGCAGCAGCAGCGATGGTACACACCGGAGCTACCGTAATCGACTCCTTGCCGCAAGGCAACTACTTCCATGTTTCGGCAGGCAGTATGTATATGACGATCAAACAACGGATGGGGCTCGTTCCTTATGAAGCCATCGTTGGTGGAACAATGACAGTCGTTTCGACGCTGCTTTACGGATTTTTACTCTAA
- a CDS encoding glycerate kinase, with the protein MTQPTFLLAPDSFKESMTAKEVCVAMEAGLRKAFPEASYIHVPMADGGEGTVQSLVDATGGKLVEKEVTGPLGQSVIAKYGIMGDGKTAAIEMASASGIQLVTKETRNPLITTTFGTGELIKECLNQGIKKIIIGIGGSATNDGGTGMAEALGAKFLDAGGNTIPRGGGSLGELATVDISALDARLAEVEIIVACDVTNPLCGPTGASHIFGPQKGASPEMVLKLDASLAHYAAVVNEKLNKDVRDVPGAGAAGGLGAGLLIFTQAKLQRGIDIIINYTGFREKLASADYVLTGEGGMDAQTKFGKTPHGVAKAAKGEGKKVIALAGYIGEGVEVLYGEGIDAIFGIVPGASELEKLLTEGPKNVERAAENIGRLIKLR; encoded by the coding sequence ATGACACAGCCAACCTTTTTACTTGCACCCGATTCCTTCAAAGAAAGCATGACGGCAAAAGAAGTTTGTGTGGCGATGGAAGCGGGTCTTCGCAAAGCGTTCCCCGAAGCGAGCTACATTCATGTCCCTATGGCAGACGGCGGTGAAGGCACGGTTCAGTCTCTAGTTGATGCAACAGGCGGTAAACTTGTGGAAAAGGAAGTGACGGGACCGCTAGGCCAGTCGGTTATCGCTAAATACGGCATTATGGGCGACGGTAAAACCGCTGCAATCGAGATGGCATCGGCAAGCGGCATTCAGCTCGTCACGAAGGAAACCCGGAATCCTCTGATCACGACTACGTTCGGCACAGGGGAGCTCATCAAGGAATGCCTCAATCAAGGCATCAAAAAGATCATCATCGGAATTGGCGGAAGCGCTACAAATGATGGCGGGACTGGAATGGCAGAAGCGCTTGGCGCCAAGTTCCTGGATGCGGGCGGCAACACGATCCCAAGGGGAGGCGGCAGTCTTGGAGAGCTGGCAACGGTGGATATTAGCGCACTGGATGCTCGGTTGGCCGAAGTTGAAATCATCGTTGCTTGCGACGTTACGAATCCGCTATGCGGACCAACGGGAGCATCCCATATATTCGGCCCGCAAAAAGGTGCATCACCAGAGATGGTGCTTAAGCTGGACGCCAGCTTGGCCCATTACGCAGCTGTCGTCAACGAAAAGCTGAACAAAGATGTCCGCGATGTTCCAGGCGCTGGCGCAGCCGGGGGCCTTGGTGCAGGACTGCTTATTTTCACGCAGGCTAAGCTTCAACGGGGTATTGATATTATCATTAACTATACGGGGTTTCGCGAAAAGCTAGCTTCCGCCGATTACGTTCTGACCGGCGAAGGCGGGATGGACGCTCAGACCAAATTCGGTAAAACGCCCCATGGCGTAGCAAAAGCCGCTAAAGGAGAAGGCAAAAAAGTCATTGCTCTGGCAGGTTATATCGGTGAAGGCGTAGAGGTTCTGTATGGGGAGGGAATTGACGCGATATTCGGCATTGTACCGGGCGCTTCGGAACTTGAAAAGCTGTTAACAGAAGGGCCGAAAAACGTTGAGAGAGCAGCCGAGAATATCGGTAGACTGATAAAACTAAGATGA